A genomic region of Solanum dulcamara chromosome 2, daSolDulc1.2, whole genome shotgun sequence contains the following coding sequences:
- the LOC129874858 gene encoding 3-ketoacyl-CoA synthase 20-like — MAKNSPNGEIQSSNLPNFLLSVRLKYVKLGYHYLISNAIYLLTVPILVAVGLHLSTLTLEDLVQNLAMLKSYSTLVVFLGTIYFMSRPKNVYLVDFSCYKPNERYMMSKERLLEKLTDIFDESSLNFQKKILYNSGLSDKTYVPVDKWIPSNFSLSSNQHQAKLVIIGAIDDLLAKTGVKIREIGFIIVNSSMFNPTPSLSAMVVNHYKLGVNVITYNLGGMGCSAGLISVDLANRLLQGQANSYALIVSTEIVSSAFYTGNDKSKLIPNMIFRMGASAVLLSNRFSDRWRSKYQLMHVVRTHKGADDRAFSCVFQDEEEDGKKGMSLSKDLMAVAGEALKTNITTLGPLVLPMSEQLLFFASLIMRNVFKRKIKPYIPDFKMAFEHFCIHAGGRAVLDELQKNLDLSEALMEPSRMTLYRFGNTSSSSVWYNLAYSEAKGRIKKGDRAWQIGFGSGFKCNSAVWRALRTVNPGKEKNAWTDEIDDFPAQVSRSC, encoded by the exons ATGGCAAAAAATTCTCCTAATGGAGAAATTCAATCATCAAATTTACCAAATTTTCTTCTCTCTGTTAGACTCAAATATGTTAAACTTGGTTATCATTACTTAATCTCAAATGCAATTTATCTATTAACTGTGCCAATTCTTGTTGCTGTGGGACTTCATCTTTCAACCCTTACACTTGAAGATCTCGTGCAAAATCTTGCCATGTTGAAATCTTATTCAACTCTTGTTGTTTTTTTGGGTACGATATACTTCATGAGTCGTCCGAAAAACGTTTACCTAGTCGATTTCTCGTGTTACAAGCCAAACGAACGTTACATGATGTCGAAAGAACGTTTATTAGAGAAATTAACGGATATTTTCGATGAAAGTAGTTTAAATTTTCAGAAGAAAATCTTGTACAACTCGGGTTTAAGTGACAAGACTTATGTTCCAGTCGATAAATGGATTCCATCGAATTTTTCGCTTAGTAGTAACCAACATCAAGCGAAATTGGTTATTATTGGTGCTATCGACGATTTATTGGCGAAAACTGGCGTAAAAATTCGAGAAATTGGATTTATTATTGTGAACTCTAGTATGTTTAATCCAACACCTTCTCTTTCTGCCATGGTTGTGAACCATTATAAGCTTGGAGTCAATGTGATTACATATAATCTTGGAGGTATGGGCTGTAGTGCAGGACTTATTTCTGTAGACTTGGCTAACAGGCTTTTACAG GGTCAAGCCAACAGCTATGCACTTATAGTAAGCACAGAAATAGTCTCATCAGCCTTCTATACTGGGAATGACAAATCAAAGCTAATACCAAACATGATTTTCCGGATGGGCGCATCCGCTGTTCTCTTATCGAACCGTTTTTCCGACCGATGGAGGTCGAAATATCAACTGATGCATGTTGTCCGCACCCATAAAGGTGCGGACGACAGAGCATTCAGTTGCGTATTTCAAGATGAAGAAGAGGATGGTAAAAAAGGCATGTCATTGTCAAAGGACTTAATGGCAGTAGCCGGTGAGGCTTTAAAAACAAACATCACAACTTTAGGTCCACTAGTCCTGCCGATGTCCGAGCAGCTCCTCTTTTTCGCCTCGTTAATCATGAGGAACGTCTTTAAACGGAAAATCAAACCATATATCCCGGATTTCAAGATGGCGTTCGAGCATTTTTGCATTCATGCAGGGGGTAGAGCTGTCTTAGATGAACTTCAAAAGAATCTTGATCTCTCAGAAGCACTTATGGAACCGTCTAGAATGACTCTTTATAGGTTCGGGAACACTTCAAGTAGCTCAGTTTGGTACAATTTGGCGTATTCCGAGGCTAAAGGGAGGATTAAGAAAGGCGATAGAGCGTGGCAAATAGGATTCGGATCAGGATTCAAATGTAACAGTGCTGTTTGGCGAGCCCTGAGGACAGTCAATCCAGGAAAAGAAAAGAACGCCTGGACAgatgagattgatgattttccCGCTCAAGTCTCACGTTCATGCTGA
- the LOC129880155 gene encoding extracellular ribonuclease LE → MASNSTTSLFLILFFIIQCLSVIYAAKDFDFFYFVQQWPGSYCDTKQSCCYPTTGKPAADFGIHGLWPNNNDGTYPSNCDPNSPYDQSQISDLISRMQQNWPTLACPSGTGSTFWSHEWEKHGTCAEPVFTNQHAYFKKTLDLKNQIDLLSILQGAEIHPDGGSYDLVNIRNAIKSAIGYTPWIQCNVDESGNSQLYQVYICINGSGSNLIECPIFPGGKCGSSIEFPTF, encoded by the exons atggctTCAAATTCAACCACTTCTCTGTTCTTGATTTTGTTCTTTATTATTCAGTGTCTATCAGTCATCTATGCAGCAAAAGATTTTGACTTTTTCTACTTTGTTCAACAG TGGCCAGGATCATACTGTGACACTAAACAAAGTTGTTGTTACCCTACAACTGGAAAACCAGCAGCAGATTTTGGAATCCATGGACTTTGGCCTAATAATAATGATGGCACTTACCCATCAAATTGTGATCCAAACAGTCCTTATGATCAATCTCAG ATTTCTGATTTAATCAGTAGAATGCAACAAAATTGGCCAACACTAGCATGCCCAAGTGGTACTGGCTCAACATTTTGGTCACATGAATGGGAAAAACATGGCACTTGTGCTGAACCTGTTTTCACAAACCAACATGCCTACTTCAAGAAGACTCTTGATCTCAAGAATCAAATTGATCTTTTGTCAATACTTCAAGGTGCTGAAATTCACCCTGACGGCGGATCTTATGACTTGGTCAACATTAGAAATGCAATTAAAAGCGCGATTGGATACACTCCTTGGATCCAATGTAATGTAGACGAGTCGGGAAATAGTCAACTATACCAAGTTTACATTTGTATCAATGGCTCAGGTTCAAATCTCATCGAGTGCCCTATTTTCCCTGGAGGGAAATGTGGCTCAAGCATTGAGTTCCCAACATTTTAA